One Effusibacillus lacus DNA window includes the following coding sequences:
- a CDS encoding permease: MWQSAQTIFLSIVLESLPFILLGVILSSLIHEFVTEEKMLRFLPKNKPLAVVASTFLGMFVPVCDCGAVPVVRSLMRKGVPASVAMSFTLAAPVLNPITMLSTYVAFGMTASMMWARSGATFGIAVVIGWMLLMMERRRKESEDVSKESPVTLPLTETAAAIEIRTHRSFRKVFGLVTNHTVTEFFEIMGFVVISAFVAAILQTYVPAAVLSPIGEHPVGSVLAMMGLATLLSLCSTADGFVARSLAGLTTNGGLLGFLVIGQIIDIRNILLLPRVFPKSFVVITFVVAFLLTFAFGIWVNTR, translated from the coding sequence ATGTGGCAGTCAGCACAAACGATTTTTCTGTCCATAGTCCTTGAATCGTTGCCGTTCATTCTGCTGGGTGTGATTCTCTCTTCCCTGATTCATGAGTTTGTGACCGAAGAAAAAATGCTGCGGTTTCTCCCGAAAAACAAGCCGTTGGCAGTGGTTGCATCGACGTTTCTGGGAATGTTTGTACCTGTGTGCGATTGTGGGGCTGTTCCGGTAGTCCGGAGCTTGATGCGAAAAGGGGTTCCCGCCTCAGTTGCCATGTCGTTTACATTGGCGGCCCCCGTGCTGAATCCGATTACGATGCTGTCCACGTACGTTGCCTTTGGCATGACTGCCTCGATGATGTGGGCCCGTTCCGGGGCGACGTTTGGGATCGCAGTAGTCATTGGCTGGATGCTGCTGATGATGGAACGTCGAAGGAAGGAATCGGAAGACGTTTCCAAGGAATCCCCTGTCACTTTGCCCTTGACAGAAACGGCCGCAGCCATAGAGATCCGAACCCATCGTTCGTTCCGGAAAGTGTTTGGTTTGGTTACGAATCATACGGTGACGGAGTTTTTTGAGATAATGGGTTTTGTTGTCATCAGCGCTTTCGTTGCGGCGATCCTGCAGACCTATGTTCCTGCTGCAGTACTTTCACCTATAGGAGAACATCCGGTAGGGTCGGTATTAGCTATGATGGGTCTTGCCACCCTGTTGTCATTGTGTTCTACAGCCGATGGGTTTGTCGCCCGCTCCCTGGCGGGCCTCACAACAAATGGGGGGCTCCTGGGGTTCCTGGTAATCGGACAGATCATCGACATCCGAAACATACTTCTGCTGCCGCGAGTGTTCCCGAAATCTTTCGTAGTCATCACATTTGTCGTGGCTTTCTTGCTGACTTTTGCTTTTGGAATCTGGGTTAATACCAGGTAA
- a CDS encoding DUF2512 family protein, with the protein MRYGHIGSFLVKWLGTVAAVLFVGLFFPLFGVMNLLQAVLLGTVITIVGYVADLFLPRMTNQIVAISSDFAMATLVVYLANFLFPGLRVTWTFAIITGFIVAGVEIFFHAKFVESTGKRETSP; encoded by the coding sequence GTGCGGTACGGCCATATCGGCTCATTTCTCGTAAAATGGCTCGGAACGGTTGCAGCTGTATTGTTTGTGGGTCTGTTTTTTCCCTTGTTTGGAGTCATGAACTTGCTGCAAGCCGTGTTGTTGGGGACAGTCATAACCATTGTCGGATACGTGGCCGATCTGTTTCTCCCCCGGATGACCAATCAGATCGTGGCCATCTCATCCGATTTTGCAATGGCGACGTTGGTTGTGTATCTGGCCAATTTTCTGTTTCCGGGTTTGCGTGTCACCTGGACTTTTGCAATTATCACAGGATTCATCGTGGCTGGTGTGGAAATTTTTTTTCACGCAAAATTTGTGGAGTCAACGGGAAAGCGGGAGACAAGCCCTTGA
- the pheS gene encoding phenylalanine--tRNA ligase subunit alpha, with amino-acid sequence MREQLQELKDKALAELAKCSDQNELNEWKVQYLGKKSEFTSIMRGMGQLTPEERPVIGQLVNEVRGALERAYEAKERQFKREALEQKLQSESIDVTLPGRTVPVGTLHPLTRVIQQIEDIFLGLGFEIAEGPEVETDYYNFEALNMPKNHSARDMQDTFYITDELLMRTHTSGIQVRTLEAKKGAVPVRIIAPGRVYRRDDDDATHSHAFTQIEGLVVDRNIRMSDLKGILLTFARRMFGPEQQIRLRPSYFPFTEPSTEVDVSCYVCHGDGCRLCKHTGWIEILGAGMVHPRVLEMAGYDSEEYTGFAFGMGIERIAMLKYGVDDIRHFYVNDTRFLKQFANRG; translated from the coding sequence ATGAGAGAACAACTGCAAGAGCTTAAAGACAAGGCACTGGCCGAGTTGGCCAAGTGTTCCGACCAGAATGAATTGAACGAATGGAAAGTGCAGTACTTGGGCAAGAAGAGTGAATTCACTTCCATTATGCGGGGAATGGGCCAATTGACCCCAGAAGAGCGCCCGGTTATCGGTCAACTGGTGAATGAAGTGAGAGGGGCGCTGGAGCGGGCTTATGAAGCCAAGGAGCGGCAATTCAAGAGGGAAGCATTGGAGCAGAAATTGCAATCGGAGTCGATCGACGTGACCTTGCCTGGGAGAACGGTGCCAGTGGGTACACTTCATCCCTTGACCCGGGTCATCCAACAAATTGAGGACATTTTCCTCGGCCTGGGATTTGAAATCGCGGAAGGTCCTGAAGTGGAAACGGACTATTACAATTTCGAAGCGTTAAATATGCCAAAAAATCACTCTGCCCGTGATATGCAGGACACATTTTACATTACCGACGAACTGTTGATGAGAACCCATACCTCGGGCATCCAAGTTCGCACCCTTGAGGCGAAGAAAGGGGCCGTTCCGGTTCGAATTATTGCCCCTGGCCGGGTATACAGGAGGGATGACGATGATGCGACCCATTCCCATGCATTCACCCAGATTGAAGGACTGGTGGTGGACCGCAATATCCGGATGAGCGATCTGAAAGGGATCCTGCTGACATTTGCCCGCCGCATGTTTGGACCGGAACAGCAGATTCGTCTGCGCCCCAGTTACTTCCCGTTCACCGAACCAAGCACTGAAGTGGACGTAAGTTGCTATGTGTGCCACGGGGACGGATGCCGACTCTGCAAACATACCGGATGGATCGAGATTCTGGGAGCCGGCATGGTGCATCCCAGGGTGCTTGAAATGGCGGGTTACGACTCGGAGGAATACACCGGATTCGCATTCGGTATGGGAATTGAGCGGATTGCCATGCTGAAGTACGGCGTGGACGACATCCGTCACTTCTATGTGAATGACACTCGCTTCCTGAAGCAATTCGCGAATCGCGGGTAG
- the pheT gene encoding phenylalanine--tRNA ligase subunit beta: MKISYNWLKEYIDLGPDMTPEQLGELLTNHGIPVEVIEPLNKGIKDVVVGHVLHTEPHPNADRLRVCTVDAGGPDKLQIVCGAPNVKPGQKVPCAVVGAELPGGVKIKRAKLRDVESQGMLCSASELGMDTRLLPKEQTEGLYILPEDAPVGESILNVLGLDDVVMELELTPNRADCLSYRGVAYEVAALLGKKPRFEEAVRTPNAGNGESPVKVRIESANCIQYSAQVVKGIQVKQSPLWMRMRLLAVGVRPINNIVDVTNYVMFEYGQPLHAFDLSEITESTIVVRQAEDNELLVTLDGQERKLDSSMLVIADPKRAVGLAGVMGGENSEVRDSTTDIVLESAYFDPGTIRQTGKKLGLRSEAQLRFEKGIDPAIMQDALLRAASLIAELGGGQIVGAPSAVVSHPVHEQTIGLRVSRTNQVIGSDLEIATIEDLLARLGFASSRKDEDNLEVVVPSRRPDITREIDLIEEVARLHGYDKIGTTMPQGVLSQGGLTDKQRLRRTVRELLTGMGLSEVMTYSFTNPTWLEPLGVDENSALRKQLPLALPMSDDRKVLRTTLLPSLVEVVQYNLNRKNMDLALFELGTVFFPKQLPAVEQPEEVLKVAGIVTGSFGPLAVGEKGRKVDFYTVKGIVETLLVCLGIPNPKYAPASETGMHPGRTALVESKGVAIGFLGALHPAVQEAWDLKETFYFELDFQALYETAQRKIEFRPLPKFPAIERDIAVVVPLDVPAGSLELTIRESAGDLLEEVRLFDVYQGEQVEAGKKSVAFSIVYRAEDRTLTDEEVQARHNRVVEALKQGFQAELRA, translated from the coding sequence ATGAAAATATCTTATAATTGGCTGAAAGAATATATAGACCTGGGTCCTGACATGACCCCTGAACAATTGGGGGAACTCCTGACCAACCACGGAATCCCCGTTGAGGTGATTGAGCCTTTAAACAAGGGAATCAAGGATGTAGTAGTCGGTCATGTGCTGCACACGGAACCGCATCCAAACGCGGACCGTTTGCGGGTCTGCACTGTGGATGCGGGCGGGCCGGATAAGCTGCAGATTGTATGCGGGGCACCCAACGTAAAACCCGGCCAGAAAGTTCCCTGTGCGGTCGTAGGAGCCGAACTGCCGGGCGGGGTCAAAATCAAACGGGCCAAATTGCGTGATGTGGAGTCCCAAGGGATGCTATGTTCCGCAAGCGAATTGGGGATGGATACCCGATTGCTGCCGAAAGAGCAGACGGAAGGCCTCTATATCCTTCCTGAAGATGCTCCTGTCGGGGAGTCCATCCTGAATGTACTGGGTCTTGATGATGTGGTAATGGAACTGGAACTGACTCCGAACCGGGCAGATTGTTTGAGCTATCGGGGCGTGGCCTACGAAGTGGCTGCGCTGCTCGGCAAGAAACCCAGGTTTGAGGAAGCCGTTCGCACACCTAATGCGGGTAATGGCGAATCACCTGTCAAGGTTCGCATCGAATCGGCCAACTGTATTCAATACTCGGCCCAAGTCGTCAAAGGAATTCAGGTGAAACAATCCCCTTTGTGGATGCGGATGCGCTTGCTGGCTGTGGGAGTCCGTCCAATCAACAATATTGTGGATGTGACCAATTATGTGATGTTTGAGTACGGCCAGCCGCTGCATGCATTTGACCTGTCCGAAATCACCGAGTCAACGATTGTGGTGAGGCAGGCGGAAGACAATGAATTGCTGGTAACCCTGGACGGTCAGGAACGGAAACTGGATTCGTCGATGCTCGTGATCGCAGATCCGAAACGGGCTGTGGGACTTGCCGGAGTCATGGGCGGAGAAAACTCGGAGGTGCGTGACTCGACGACAGACATTGTGCTTGAATCGGCCTATTTTGATCCTGGCACCATCCGTCAAACGGGTAAAAAACTGGGGCTCCGTTCAGAAGCGCAATTGCGTTTTGAGAAGGGAATAGATCCTGCCATCATGCAGGACGCGCTGCTTAGAGCTGCGAGTTTGATTGCCGAACTGGGAGGCGGTCAGATTGTGGGAGCACCTTCAGCAGTGGTTTCCCATCCGGTTCACGAGCAGACAATTGGACTTCGCGTGAGTCGAACCAACCAGGTGATTGGATCAGATCTTGAGATCGCAACAATCGAGGATCTCCTTGCAAGGTTGGGGTTTGCATCATCGAGGAAGGATGAGGACAATTTGGAAGTGGTTGTCCCCTCCCGGAGACCTGACATTACACGGGAAATCGACTTGATTGAAGAAGTGGCAAGGCTGCACGGGTATGACAAGATTGGCACCACCATGCCGCAGGGGGTGTTGTCCCAAGGGGGCCTGACCGACAAACAAAGATTGCGCCGGACCGTTCGGGAACTCTTGACTGGAATGGGATTGTCCGAAGTGATGACCTACAGCTTTACCAATCCGACGTGGCTTGAGCCGTTGGGGGTGGACGAGAATTCGGCGCTCAGGAAGCAGTTGCCGTTGGCCCTCCCGATGTCGGATGATCGGAAAGTGCTTCGTACGACACTGCTGCCAAGTTTGGTGGAAGTGGTCCAGTACAATCTGAATCGTAAAAATATGGATCTGGCCCTGTTCGAACTGGGAACCGTCTTTTTCCCAAAACAACTGCCTGCGGTGGAGCAGCCGGAAGAAGTTCTGAAAGTTGCAGGGATTGTCACAGGGTCATTCGGTCCGCTGGCGGTTGGAGAGAAGGGCAGAAAGGTCGATTTCTACACAGTCAAGGGGATAGTGGAAACACTGCTTGTTTGTTTGGGCATTCCAAACCCCAAATACGCACCGGCATCCGAAACGGGTATGCATCCGGGCCGGACTGCCCTGGTGGAAAGCAAAGGAGTGGCCATTGGGTTTCTTGGAGCTCTCCATCCTGCCGTTCAGGAAGCATGGGATTTGAAGGAAACATTTTATTTTGAGCTGGATTTCCAAGCACTTTATGAAACGGCCCAACGGAAAATCGAGTTCCGGCCGCTCCCGAAATTCCCCGCCATTGAACGGGATATTGCCGTAGTGGTGCCTTTGGATGTGCCGGCGGGCTCGCTGGAGCTGACCATTCGTGAGTCTGCGGGGGATCTTCTGGAGGAAGTCCGCCTGTTTGATGTCTACCAAGGGGAACAGGTGGAGGCTGGCAAGAAGTCGGTTGCTTTCTCGATTGTATACCGGGCTGAAGACAGAACGTTGACGGATGAAGAGGTTCAGGCGCGTCACAATCGCGTGGTGGAGGCGCTCAAGCAAGGTTTCCAAGCCGAACTCCGGGCCTAA
- the zapA gene encoding cell division protein ZapA gives MQKEDNNRIRVDIYGHEYQLRGRASVQHMRLVAGLVDDKMREIAQSNPRLDLNRLAVLAAVNIADEYLRLRQEYEELLKLMERSQERS, from the coding sequence TTGCAGAAAGAGGACAATAATCGAATTCGTGTTGACATATACGGTCACGAGTACCAATTAAGGGGCAGGGCATCCGTTCAACACATGAGGCTGGTAGCCGGCCTTGTGGATGACAAGATGCGTGAAATTGCACAGTCGAATCCCCGGTTGGATCTGAATCGGCTTGCAGTATTGGCTGCGGTCAATATTGCCGATGAATATTTGCGTCTGCGCCAGGAATACGAAGAGTTGTTGAAGCTGATGGAGCGTTCCCAGGAACGGTCTTAA
- a CDS encoding CvpA family protein, with protein MTVADLILIAILMFFAWNGYSTGLVMQIVRFVGVFAAYWAAKAFSSDVSLWLESVLGESASTAAGGNTDWPLGNVMTQTLWQTGYGMLSFALVFLVVLILTRLAGHVVDLFVSLPGLSFLNRISGLLLGLLIGVLVLVILVNLGAYVPVDTIHTALQESQIASAFLNTGLSKLLFAR; from the coding sequence GTGACAGTTGCTGACCTGATTCTGATAGCCATTCTGATGTTTTTTGCATGGAACGGGTATTCAACCGGTCTGGTGATGCAGATTGTCCGGTTTGTCGGGGTATTCGCCGCTTATTGGGCTGCAAAAGCATTCAGTTCCGATGTCTCGCTTTGGCTTGAAAGTGTGCTGGGGGAATCCGCTTCAACCGCAGCAGGGGGGAATACGGATTGGCCGTTAGGGAATGTGATGACTCAGACCCTATGGCAAACCGGGTATGGTATGCTTTCATTTGCTTTGGTCTTTCTCGTGGTTTTGATTCTGACCAGGTTAGCGGGACATGTGGTTGACCTTTTTGTATCACTCCCCGGCCTTTCGTTTCTCAATCGGATATCCGGCTTGCTTCTTGGCCTGTTGATCGGAGTGTTGGTGTTGGTCATTCTGGTCAATTTGGGGGCGTATGTTCCCGTCGACACCATTCATACGGCTTTGCAGGAATCTCAAATTGCATCCGCATTTTTAAACACAGGACTCAGCAAGCTTTTGTTTGCAAGATAG
- a CDS encoding phage holin family protein yields MGILIRFLVSAIVLMFVSFLVPGFRGLTFLSALLAAAVIAVLGWAVERLFGREVSPFARGIVGFLSSAVVIYITQWFVPGMRVTILGALLASLVIGIIDLFVPGNVVRRGTFGNNRNREGNR; encoded by the coding sequence ATGGGAATCCTGATCAGGTTTCTAGTATCTGCCATCGTCTTGATGTTCGTCAGCTTTCTGGTGCCGGGCTTCAGGGGGCTTACATTTCTGAGCGCTCTCCTGGCTGCCGCTGTCATTGCAGTATTGGGATGGGCGGTTGAGCGATTGTTCGGCAGAGAGGTTTCTCCCTTCGCCAGGGGAATCGTCGGATTTTTGTCGTCAGCAGTAGTCATTTATATAACTCAATGGTTTGTTCCAGGCATGCGGGTCACGATTCTCGGAGCGCTGCTTGCTTCACTTGTCATCGGCATAATTGATTTGTTTGTGCCGGGCAATGTGGTGCGGCGGGGAACCTTCGGGAACAACCGGAACCGAGAGGGGAACCGGTGA
- a CDS encoding endonuclease MutS2, whose product MNQRVLRVLEYHKIVEKAVQQASTYMGKERTAQLQPLATVDEVRKALAATEEGRLVFRLKGLIPLGGIRDIRQPVKRSAVGGTLNSQELLDVADTIMASRRLRKFLLDIADEHPIPTLRELAEELFELRPLEEEIRSAIDSNAEIVDHASPDLKNIRQEMRQTQARIKDKLDSLLRNSGMQKMMQEAIVTIRNDRYCIPIKAEYKGSFNGIVHDQSSSGATLFIEPAAVVQLNNFLRELEVREQREVDKILARLSVLVGNESEQLQAGLSALAEIDFIFAKAHLAHEMKASNPKVNDEGRIYLKKAVHPLLDRNVAVPVDIRLGDEYSLLVITGPNTGGKTVTLKTVGLFALMAMSGLHVPAEDGSEVSTFDEVFADIGDEQSIEQSLSTFSSHMTNIVQILERADVRSLVLLDELGAGTDPAEGAALAQAILDFLRKRGAKTVATTHYSELKAYAFSQKEAINASVEFDVDSLRPTYRLLIGVPGRSNAFAISERLGLRREIIEDAKSRMNTEDIQVDELIRRLETNQLQAERERREAEALRKEMEALRLEFEKEREQFLMGLDRLVERAEEEAREIVKKAEREAQEIIQELRKIRQQEQGTFKEHQLIELRKQLENAAPTRRERRVQRKAAAAKEILPGDTVQVLTLNQKGTVLEVGKGEAFVQIGSMKMKIKLADLEKVEVKKNLQDTRGLVKRQSEGPTRLELDLRGFTIEEAAYEIDRYLDNAIMAGLAQVSIIHGKGTGALRAGVHEFLRNHPQVRSFRIGEHGEGHTGVTIVSLK is encoded by the coding sequence ATGAATCAACGAGTGCTCCGGGTGCTCGAATATCATAAGATCGTTGAGAAAGCGGTTCAACAGGCCAGCACTTACATGGGGAAAGAAAGAACCGCACAATTGCAGCCTCTCGCTACGGTTGATGAAGTAAGAAAGGCTTTGGCTGCCACCGAAGAAGGCCGACTGGTATTCCGGCTCAAGGGTTTAATTCCTTTGGGAGGGATTCGTGATATACGCCAGCCGGTCAAAAGGTCGGCTGTCGGCGGTACTCTGAATTCTCAGGAACTGCTGGATGTGGCTGACACAATCATGGCAAGCCGCCGCCTTCGCAAATTCCTGCTTGATATTGCTGATGAACATCCGATACCCACATTACGAGAGTTGGCGGAGGAACTTTTTGAGCTTCGTCCGCTGGAAGAAGAGATCCGATCGGCGATCGACAGCAATGCGGAGATCGTGGACCATGCATCCCCCGACTTAAAGAATATCCGCCAGGAAATGCGGCAAACCCAGGCCAGGATTAAGGACAAGCTGGACTCGCTTCTGCGGAATTCCGGCATGCAAAAGATGATGCAGGAAGCAATTGTCACGATCCGCAATGACCGCTACTGCATCCCGATCAAAGCCGAATACAAAGGCTCTTTTAATGGAATCGTACACGACCAGTCTTCGTCGGGAGCCACTCTGTTTATTGAGCCGGCTGCTGTTGTGCAGTTAAACAATTTCCTGCGTGAACTGGAAGTCAGGGAACAGCGGGAAGTGGACAAAATCCTGGCCAGGCTGTCCGTATTGGTTGGCAACGAATCGGAACAGCTGCAGGCGGGGTTGTCCGCTCTGGCCGAGATTGACTTTATCTTTGCGAAAGCTCATCTGGCCCATGAAATGAAAGCCAGCAACCCCAAAGTCAATGATGAGGGAAGGATCTATCTGAAAAAGGCGGTTCATCCGCTGCTTGACAGAAATGTTGCGGTTCCTGTCGATATTCGTCTTGGGGATGAATACAGTTTGCTCGTTATTACCGGCCCAAATACGGGCGGGAAAACCGTCACGCTGAAAACCGTGGGGTTGTTTGCCTTGATGGCTATGTCCGGGCTTCATGTACCGGCGGAGGACGGCAGCGAAGTGTCGACATTCGATGAAGTGTTTGCTGATATTGGAGATGAACAAAGCATCGAACAAAGTCTGTCCACTTTTTCCAGCCATATGACCAATATTGTGCAAATTCTGGAACGGGCGGACGTCCGTTCATTGGTGCTGCTTGACGAATTGGGTGCAGGAACGGATCCGGCGGAAGGAGCCGCTCTGGCACAGGCGATCCTTGATTTCCTGCGGAAGCGGGGAGCCAAAACCGTCGCTACCACTCACTACAGTGAATTAAAAGCGTATGCATTTTCGCAGAAAGAGGCGATCAATGCATCGGTAGAGTTTGATGTGGATAGCCTGCGTCCCACCTATCGTCTGCTGATCGGGGTTCCGGGCCGTTCCAACGCATTTGCCATTTCGGAGCGTTTGGGTCTTCGCAGGGAAATTATCGAGGATGCCAAGTCACGGATGAACACGGAAGACATTCAGGTGGATGAGTTGATCCGTCGCCTGGAAACCAACCAGCTGCAGGCGGAAAGGGAGAGGCGGGAAGCGGAAGCGCTTCGGAAAGAGATGGAGGCCTTGCGCCTTGAGTTTGAGAAGGAACGGGAGCAATTCCTGATGGGTCTTGACCGTTTGGTCGAGCGGGCGGAGGAAGAGGCTCGTGAGATCGTGAAAAAAGCGGAGCGTGAAGCACAGGAAATTATTCAGGAATTGCGCAAAATTCGCCAACAGGAGCAGGGAACGTTCAAGGAGCACCAACTGATCGAACTGCGCAAGCAGCTGGAGAATGCCGCCCCGACTCGCCGGGAAAGACGGGTTCAGCGGAAAGCGGCTGCCGCCAAAGAAATACTGCCTGGAGACACTGTTCAGGTTCTTACGCTCAATCAGAAGGGAACCGTTCTTGAGGTCGGGAAGGGGGAGGCGTTTGTGCAAATCGGCTCCATGAAGATGAAAATCAAACTTGCCGATCTGGAAAAGGTGGAAGTAAAGAAGAACCTGCAGGATACCCGCGGTCTTGTCAAACGCCAATCGGAGGGACCCACCCGTTTGGAACTGGACTTACGGGGATTCACAATTGAAGAAGCCGCTTATGAAATTGACCGTTATCTGGATAATGCCATCATGGCGGGGCTGGCTCAGGTATCCATCATTCACGGAAAAGGCACGGGAGCCCTGCGGGCAGGAGTGCACGAATTCCTGAGAAATCATCCACAGGTACGTTCTTTCCGTATCGGGGAACACGGAGAAGGTCATACCGGTGTCACAATTGTAAGTCTCAAATAG
- a CDS encoding fibronectin type III domain-containing protein, producing the protein MHDSEGVRALNLWNQIMDRVYKKFPQQGEFPGMPGGIIRSEFCTKSGKIPTDLCRAANTVSSDLFVAGTEPKEPCDVHVKVKYAEINGKKYMVDDKVTALGGVVKEGIFIKREPYTLPYNNPKYKPLDADLELPEEFGKDDKDKNKNDNSPSVLGLKVMESRLDAITIGWEPVQGAEGYVVLRATSPAGPFAVLSELVTTNSYKDTAVQAGTTYYYQISVIANGSIQPAKDALEAVPGMLGGGKLQPPTGVTVVSTPVGITVSWQPAAGATQYLVYRSYDGSSFELITVVSGTGYQDVTAQGSNVWYKVSAKNEAEQSAMSAPVKAGSGTQGDSLSAPLLTAEKTESGNVQLSWNSVPGAVRYQIERHSGSSWQEITEVTGTQYTDTELNQNTAYSYRVYAVNATGQKSPVSNVVKVQP; encoded by the coding sequence ATGCACGATTCGGAAGGCGTAAGAGCCCTGAACTTGTGGAACCAGATCATGGATCGTGTCTACAAGAAGTTCCCCCAACAGGGGGAATTCCCTGGGATGCCAGGGGGAATCATCCGGTCAGAATTCTGTACCAAATCGGGCAAAATCCCAACGGATCTCTGCCGGGCCGCGAACACAGTCTCTTCCGACCTGTTTGTAGCGGGAACGGAACCGAAAGAACCATGCGATGTTCATGTCAAAGTGAAATATGCAGAGATTAATGGCAAGAAATATATGGTGGATGACAAGGTGACAGCTCTTGGCGGTGTCGTAAAGGAAGGCATCTTTATAAAGCGGGAGCCGTATACCCTTCCTTACAATAACCCCAAATACAAGCCGTTGGATGCCGACCTTGAATTGCCGGAGGAATTCGGGAAGGACGATAAGGATAAGAACAAGAATGACAATTCGCCTTCGGTATTGGGGTTAAAGGTCATGGAAAGCAGACTGGATGCGATCACCATCGGTTGGGAGCCGGTTCAGGGAGCGGAAGGATACGTGGTACTCCGGGCCACTTCTCCGGCTGGACCTTTTGCCGTATTGTCAGAGCTGGTTACAACGAACTCCTATAAAGATACTGCTGTTCAAGCGGGAACCACATACTATTACCAGATATCGGTCATTGCAAACGGATCGATTCAGCCAGCCAAGGATGCCCTTGAAGCGGTGCCGGGAATGCTTGGTGGAGGGAAGTTGCAGCCTCCGACTGGTGTAACGGTCGTGAGCACTCCGGTCGGTATAACCGTTTCTTGGCAGCCGGCAGCAGGAGCCACACAGTATTTGGTGTACAGAAGTTACGACGGTTCTTCCTTCGAGCTCATCACTGTCGTATCCGGAACCGGTTATCAGGATGTGACAGCACAAGGATCCAATGTGTGGTACAAAGTGTCTGCCAAAAATGAGGCAGAGCAATCTGCAATGTCTGCGCCTGTCAAAGCAGGGTCAGGCACACAAGGGGACAGCCTGTCCGCACCCTTGCTCACGGCGGAGAAGACGGAGTCTGGAAACGTCCAACTCTCTTGGAATTCCGTACCGGGTGCGGTACGTTACCAGATTGAACGCCATTCCGGATCTTCTTGGCAGGAAATTACCGAAGTAACCGGTACTCAATACACGGATACGGAATTAAACCAGAACACGGCCTACTCCTACAGGGTCTATGCAGTGAATGCGACAGGCCAGAAATCACCGGTTTCAAATGTGGTAAAGGTACAACCGTAA